One window of the bacterium genome contains the following:
- a CDS encoding transposase, whose translation MEISVRTVERVLAEEGFAKLPRRTRLKIGMTVQGAEIPEKSQKMVPDELDGQRFDSPAAGVFLFAPFLAQLGFPEIVEAARLPGSRQIPALSYLLSFLALKLLGTERYAHVGEHGFDPGLGLFAGLNVLPKCTAMSSYSYALDDVHLQRLQEAFIT comes from the coding sequence GTGGAGATCTCGGTGCGCACCGTGGAGCGCGTGCTGGCCGAAGAAGGCTTCGCGAAGCTGCCGCGACGCACTCGCCTGAAAATCGGTATGACCGTGCAGGGCGCGGAGATACCCGAGAAGTCGCAGAAGATGGTACCGGATGAACTGGATGGGCAGCGGTTCGACTCACCTGCGGCCGGGGTGTTTCTGTTTGCGCCGTTTCTGGCGCAGCTGGGGTTCCCGGAGATTGTTGAGGCCGCTCGGTTGCCGGGTAGCCGGCAGATTCCAGCGTTGAGCTACTTGCTGTCCTTTCTGGCGTTGAAGCTGCTGGGAACCGAGCGCTATGCGCATGTGGGCGAGCATGGCTTCGATCCCGGTCTCGGACTGTTCGCCGGCTTGAACGTGCTGCCCAAGTGCACAGCGATGTCGAGCTATTCCTACGCTTTGGATGATGTGCACCTGCAGCGATTGCAGGAGGCATTCATCACGCA